The Micromonospora sp. NBC_01740 genome includes a window with the following:
- a CDS encoding ABC transporter ATP-binding protein — MTPSAPAFSRLRTLTSFLVPHRRTMLLGLVLGLAANAAGLATPMVTKWVLDTLGAGESMARPIGALLALVVVGAAVSLWQWRLLGTLAERVVLDARASIVRHYFQARVGDLQRRPTGELVTRATSDTQLLREASGSIVGLVNAGIALAGTLVLMGVLDLFLLGCTVAAVLVVAAVMGALMPRIGQAQAAAQESTGALGGVLEGALRAIRTVKASRAEARLTERIVADARQAATHSVRAARVTASVWTIAWTGIQLAVIAILGIGAWRAQHGLLEISSLIAFLLYTFQLMGPITELTQNTTALQAGIAAAGRIREVETIATEPAGPAPAPAERAPTPDAEQPVLVFRGVTARYGPEAPPAVRDIDLAVPRRGHTAIVGPSGAGKTTLFSLILRFLEPERGQLLLDGRPYAAHGHDQVRARLAYVEQETPVVPGTIRDNLRFTHPDATEEEIRAVLRAVRLDDKIDSLPDGLDTSLSSTEVSGGERQRIALARAMLRTPDVLLLDEATAQVDGLTEAALQECVRQRAAVGAVLTIAHRLSTVLDADRIVVLEHGRIRAQGTHAELLAGDDLYRRLVEALRIAAEEHPVAAR; from the coding sequence ATGACTCCTTCCGCCCCGGCGTTCTCCCGATTGCGCACGCTCACCTCGTTCCTCGTCCCGCACCGGCGGACGATGCTCCTCGGTCTCGTGCTGGGGCTCGCCGCCAACGCGGCCGGGCTCGCGACGCCGATGGTCACCAAGTGGGTCCTGGACACGCTCGGCGCCGGCGAGTCGATGGCCCGCCCGATCGGCGCCCTGCTGGCGCTCGTCGTCGTCGGCGCGGCCGTCTCGCTGTGGCAGTGGCGGCTGCTCGGAACGCTGGCCGAGCGCGTCGTGCTCGACGCGCGGGCCTCGATCGTCCGGCACTACTTCCAGGCCCGCGTCGGCGACCTGCAACGCCGCCCCACCGGCGAACTGGTCACCCGGGCCACCTCCGACACCCAGCTGCTACGCGAGGCGTCCGGCAGCATCGTCGGCCTGGTCAACGCCGGCATCGCCCTGGCCGGCACCCTCGTGCTGATGGGGGTGCTCGACCTGTTCCTGCTCGGCTGCACCGTGGCCGCCGTGCTGGTCGTCGCCGCGGTCATGGGCGCACTGATGCCCCGCATCGGGCAGGCGCAGGCCGCGGCGCAGGAGTCGACGGGCGCGCTGGGCGGCGTCCTGGAGGGGGCGCTGCGCGCGATCCGCACGGTCAAGGCCAGCCGGGCGGAAGCCCGGTTGACCGAGCGGATCGTCGCCGACGCCCGGCAGGCGGCGACGCACAGCGTACGGGCCGCGCGGGTGACGGCGTCGGTCTGGACGATCGCCTGGACGGGGATCCAGCTCGCGGTGATCGCGATCCTGGGCATCGGCGCCTGGCGGGCCCAGCACGGCCTGCTGGAGATCTCCAGCCTGATCGCCTTCCTGCTGTACACGTTCCAGCTGATGGGGCCGATCACCGAGCTGACCCAGAACACCACGGCGTTGCAGGCGGGGATCGCGGCGGCGGGACGGATCCGCGAGGTCGAGACCATCGCGACCGAGCCGGCGGGACCGGCGCCCGCCCCGGCGGAACGCGCGCCGACGCCCGACGCGGAGCAGCCGGTGCTCGTGTTCCGCGGGGTCACCGCCCGGTACGGCCCGGAGGCGCCCCCGGCGGTGCGGGACATCGACCTGGCCGTCCCCCGGCGTGGGCACACCGCGATCGTGGGGCCCTCGGGAGCCGGCAAGACCACGCTCTTCTCGCTGATCCTGCGCTTCCTCGAGCCCGAGCGGGGGCAACTGCTGCTCGACGGCCGACCGTACGCGGCCCACGGGCACGACCAGGTGCGGGCCCGGCTGGCGTACGTCGAGCAGGAGACGCCGGTGGTGCCCGGCACCATCCGCGACAACCTGCGGTTCACCCATCCGGACGCCACGGAGGAGGAGATCCGGGCCGTGCTGCGCGCCGTCCGGCTCGACGACAAGATCGACTCACTGCCGGACGGACTGGACACGTCGCTGTCGTCGACGGAGGTGTCCGGCGGGGAGCGCCAGCGCATCGCCCTGGCCCGGGCCATGCTGCGCACCCCCGACGTGCTGCTGCTCGACGAGGCGACCGCGCAGGTCGACGGGCTGACCGAGGCGGCGTTGCAGGAGTGCGTCCGGCAGCGCGCGGCAGTCGGTGCCGTGCTGACCATCGCACACCGGCTCTCCACGGTGCTCGACGCCGACCGGATCGTGGTGCTGGAGCACGGCCGGATCCGCGCCCAGGGCACCCACGCCGAGCTGCTGGCCGGCGACGACCTCTACCGCCGCCTGGTCGAGGCGCTGCGCATCGCGGCCGAGGAGCACCCGGTCGCGGCGCGCTAG
- a CDS encoding ATP-binding SpoIIE family protein phosphatase produces the protein MPGTVGRVPNPPAPVSGTPSASGMAAAVPRHDWGGTPLGAWRTWDPAVRAATELLLASPVPMALTLGDEHLLVYNDAYAELIGDRHPDAVGRPAAQVFAESWPLPGVGDAIAHTYRSGEPFLEKETTLPLHRRPGLVEQSVFTRGYSPVRDSAGRIVGVLTVAAETTQVTQQLQSLSDFAAALAGTLTLDDVARVALRYAITVFDADRVSFAVDEGGGGWRMVRRIRGELMDEADERLPPLWRRVPPDWLGPVVTSARSGVPYFVDDGQPLRDISVDRHDQKVRSLAAVPLRASVVRGGLTVGYQVPHVWSAARRALLAASAELVGQAAERARRFETQHGTAQLLQRSMLPEHLPDLPRMRIAARYDPGVDGNAAGGDFYDAFLLPDGGLGIVLGDVAGHDVQAAARMGQVRAALRALALTDPRPDAVLAGLDRLVTSLGAEGDTHELFVTVVFGVVDVDRQRLTLASAGHPAPLIRRCAPDGDPVAEYLDVPAGAPLGLGCRPRTVTVPFAPGDTLLLFSDGVVERRWQDLTTGLDALAVAVAGAGSGDPRALCAVATAAVPGATEDDVAVLAVEHALRPSRSTSMEVPAEPTAPSRVRHWMTAQLTEWQVPESIIGAAVLCTSELTTNALLHAGTAARVEIDLSPERLLVSVADSGTRGTVTRAQTDTLSSRGRGLGLIEELSDAWGTDPTVRGSTVWFEILIPPA, from the coding sequence ATGCCAGGAACGGTCGGACGGGTCCCGAACCCACCAGCCCCGGTCTCGGGAACGCCCTCCGCGTCGGGCATGGCGGCCGCCGTCCCGCGCCACGACTGGGGTGGCACCCCGCTCGGTGCGTGGCGGACGTGGGACCCGGCGGTCCGGGCCGCCACCGAACTGCTCCTCGCCTCGCCCGTGCCGATGGCCCTCACCCTGGGCGACGAGCACCTGCTCGTCTACAACGACGCGTACGCGGAGCTGATCGGCGACCGGCACCCCGACGCGGTGGGCCGGCCGGCGGCCCAGGTGTTCGCCGAGTCCTGGCCGCTGCCCGGCGTCGGGGACGCCATCGCGCACACCTACCGCTCCGGGGAGCCGTTCCTGGAGAAGGAGACCACGCTCCCGCTGCACCGCCGTCCCGGCCTGGTCGAGCAGTCGGTCTTCACCCGGGGCTACTCCCCCGTGCGCGACAGCGCCGGGCGGATCGTCGGCGTGCTGACCGTGGCCGCGGAGACCACCCAGGTCACCCAGCAGTTGCAGAGCCTCAGCGACTTCGCCGCGGCGCTCGCCGGCACCCTCACCCTGGACGACGTGGCCCGGGTCGCGCTGCGCTACGCGATCACCGTGTTCGACGCCGACCGGGTCTCGTTCGCCGTCGACGAGGGCGGCGGCGGCTGGCGGATGGTCCGGCGCATCCGTGGCGAGCTGATGGACGAGGCCGACGAGCGACTCCCCCCGCTGTGGCGGCGCGTCCCGCCGGACTGGCTGGGGCCGGTGGTGACCTCCGCCCGCAGCGGCGTGCCGTACTTCGTCGACGACGGCCAGCCGCTGCGGGACATCTCGGTGGACCGGCACGACCAGAAGGTCCGCTCGCTCGCGGCGGTGCCGCTGCGGGCCTCGGTGGTGCGCGGCGGGCTGACGGTCGGCTACCAGGTCCCGCACGTCTGGTCGGCCGCCCGGCGCGCGCTGCTGGCCGCGTCGGCCGAACTGGTCGGCCAGGCAGCCGAGCGGGCCCGCCGGTTCGAGACCCAGCACGGCACGGCCCAGCTGCTGCAACGCAGCATGCTGCCGGAGCACCTGCCCGACCTGCCCCGGATGCGGATCGCCGCCCGCTACGACCCGGGCGTCGACGGCAACGCCGCCGGTGGGGACTTCTACGACGCCTTCCTGCTGCCCGACGGCGGCCTGGGGATCGTGCTCGGCGACGTCGCCGGCCACGACGTGCAGGCCGCGGCCCGGATGGGTCAGGTCCGCGCGGCGCTGCGGGCGCTGGCGCTGACCGACCCCCGCCCCGACGCCGTGCTGGCCGGGCTCGACCGGTTGGTGACCAGCCTGGGCGCCGAGGGCGACACGCACGAGCTGTTCGTGACGGTGGTCTTCGGGGTCGTTGACGTCGACCGGCAGCGGCTCACCCTGGCCAGCGCCGGTCACCCCGCGCCGCTGATCCGCCGGTGCGCCCCGGACGGCGACCCGGTCGCCGAGTACCTCGACGTGCCCGCGGGCGCCCCGCTGGGCCTGGGCTGCCGGCCGCGCACCGTCACGGTGCCCTTCGCCCCCGGCGACACGCTGCTGCTGTTCAGCGACGGTGTGGTGGAGCGGCGCTGGCAGGACCTGACGACCGGCCTGGACGCCCTGGCCGTCGCCGTGGCCGGCGCGGGCAGCGGCGACCCCCGCGCGTTGTGCGCGGTGGCCACCGCGGCGGTGCCCGGCGCCACCGAGGACGACGTCGCGGTGCTGGCGGTGGAGCACGCGCTGCGGCCGTCCCGGTCGACGAGCATGGAGGTGCCGGCCGAGCCGACCGCGCCGAGCCGGGTACGGCACTGGATGACCGCCCAGCTCACGGAGTGGCAGGTGCCCGAGTCGATCATCGGCGCGGCGGTGCTCTGCACCAGCGAGCTGACCACCAACGCCCTGCTGCACGCCGGCACGGCCGCCCGGGTGGAGATCGACCTCAGCCCGGAGCGGCTGCTGGTGTCGGTCGCCGACTCGGGCACCCGGGGCACGGTGACCCGCGCGCAGACCGACACGCTCAGCAGTCGGGGCCGGGGACTGGGGCTGATCGAGGAGCTGAGCGACGCGTGGGGGACGGACCCGACCGTACGCGGCTCGACGGTCTGGTTCGAGATCCTCATCCCGCCCGCGTGA
- a CDS encoding TetR/AcrR family transcriptional regulator, whose protein sequence is MTDQQVSGSRARTRQAIVDAAIEVWGRNPAASLGDIATAADVGRTTLHRYFAERADLFGAVGAEAGARLDRATAQARIAEGTGASAVRRLCQEYFDLGTLLSLIFTEPETGAGSIDGGCDPNFVAMVERGHRDGTIDPELPAGWVQSLIWSQLYAGWAYLAETGASRHEVLRLILRTVDGAIAVKPG, encoded by the coding sequence GTGACCGACCAGCAGGTGTCCGGCAGTCGCGCCCGGACCCGCCAGGCCATCGTCGACGCGGCGATCGAGGTGTGGGGGCGCAACCCCGCCGCCTCCCTCGGCGACATCGCCACCGCCGCCGACGTGGGGCGTACGACGTTGCACCGCTACTTCGCCGAGCGGGCCGACCTGTTCGGGGCGGTCGGCGCCGAGGCCGGCGCCCGGCTGGACCGGGCGACCGCCCAGGCGCGGATCGCCGAGGGCACCGGTGCGTCGGCCGTGCGCCGGCTCTGCCAGGAGTACTTCGACCTCGGCACTCTGCTCTCGCTGATCTTCACCGAGCCGGAGACCGGTGCCGGTTCCATCGACGGCGGGTGCGACCCGAACTTCGTCGCGATGGTCGAACGCGGGCACCGTGACGGCACCATCGACCCGGAGCTGCCGGCGGGGTGGGTGCAGAGCCTGATCTGGTCCCAGTTGTACGCCGGCTGGGCCTACCTGGCCGAGACCGGTGCCTCCCGGCACGAGGTGCTGCGCCTGATCCTGCGCACCGTCGACGGCGCGATCGCGGTCAAGCCGGGATGA
- a CDS encoding SRPBCC family protein: MSGVTEHVDVSVPVRTAYDQWTQFEDFPHFMEGVQEVRQLTDTMTHWTVEIAGVKREFDAEITEQLPDERVAWRSTGGTQQAGVVTFHRLDQDNTRVTLQLEFEPHGVVEQAGDKLGVVDRRAKGDLERFKQFIERRGQETGAWRGKVDRPQP; this comes from the coding sequence ATGAGTGGCGTTACCGAACACGTGGACGTCTCCGTCCCGGTCCGCACCGCGTACGACCAGTGGACCCAGTTCGAGGACTTCCCCCACTTCATGGAGGGGGTCCAGGAGGTCCGGCAGCTGACGGACACGATGACCCACTGGACGGTGGAGATCGCCGGGGTGAAGCGGGAGTTCGACGCCGAGATCACCGAGCAGCTCCCGGACGAGCGGGTCGCGTGGCGCTCCACGGGCGGCACCCAGCAGGCCGGCGTGGTGACCTTCCACCGGCTGGACCAGGACAACACCCGGGTCACGCTCCAGCTCGAGTTCGAACCGCACGGCGTGGTCGAGCAGGCCGGCGACAAGCTCGGCGTCGTCGACCGGCGCGCGAAGGGCGACCTGGAGCGGTTCAAGCAGTTCATCGAGCGACGCGGTCAGGAGACCGGCGCCTGGCGCGGCAAGGTCGACCGCCCGCAGCCCTGA
- a CDS encoding MFS transporter, protein MSTAPPRASLLLLAYLAFVSLGLPDGLIGVGWPSIRADFGVPTEAVGLVLTAGTAGYLTSSVLAGFTLARLGVGWLLAGSTLLASLALTGYASTPGLTLMVGCALVLGLGSGAIDSGLNAYAAGAFGPRHMNWMHAFFGLGVALGPLIMTGALSAGLSWRWGYGLVAGAQLALAAAFALTVRAWRDRAPAREPAGEAAVAPPTVTRVRETLRLPAVWLGASAFAVYVAIEVAAGLWAFLLLTEGRGLGAAVAGVCVSGYWGSLFVGRVVQGVVAERLGAAVVLRGSLAGMAVGAVLIALPAPAWVAVAGLFVVGFAAAPVFPLLTLTTAERVGAAHADRTIGLQIAAAGLGGALVPAGIGVLLGNTSVELLGPALVVLALGLIALHAAGTRRPAPTPR, encoded by the coding sequence GTGTCCACCGCCCCGCCCCGCGCCTCGCTGCTCCTGCTGGCCTACCTCGCCTTCGTCAGCCTCGGCCTGCCCGACGGCCTGATCGGCGTGGGCTGGCCCTCGATCCGGGCCGACTTCGGCGTGCCCACCGAGGCCGTCGGCCTCGTGCTCACCGCCGGCACCGCCGGCTACCTGACCTCCAGCGTCCTGGCCGGCTTCACGCTGGCCCGGCTCGGCGTCGGCTGGCTGCTCGCCGGCAGCACGCTGCTGGCCAGCCTCGCGCTCACCGGCTACGCGTCGACGCCCGGGCTCACCCTGATGGTGGGCTGCGCGCTGGTGCTCGGCCTCGGCTCCGGCGCGATCGACTCCGGCCTGAACGCGTACGCCGCCGGCGCCTTCGGCCCCCGGCACATGAACTGGATGCACGCGTTCTTCGGCCTCGGCGTGGCGCTCGGACCGTTGATCATGACCGGTGCGCTCAGCGCCGGGCTCTCCTGGCGCTGGGGCTACGGCCTGGTGGCGGGGGCCCAGCTCGCGCTGGCCGCCGCGTTCGCGCTGACCGTGCGGGCCTGGCGGGACCGCGCCCCGGCCCGCGAGCCCGCCGGGGAGGCGGCCGTCGCCCCACCGACCGTCACCCGGGTACGCGAGACGCTGCGCCTGCCGGCGGTCTGGCTCGGCGCGTCGGCCTTCGCCGTCTACGTGGCCATCGAGGTGGCGGCCGGGCTCTGGGCGTTCCTGCTGCTGACCGAGGGACGCGGCCTCGGCGCAGCCGTCGCCGGCGTCTGCGTCTCGGGCTACTGGGGCAGCCTGTTCGTCGGGCGCGTGGTGCAGGGCGTGGTGGCCGAACGGCTGGGCGCGGCGGTGGTGCTGCGGGGCAGCCTCGCCGGGATGGCGGTCGGCGCGGTCCTGATCGCGCTGCCGGCACCGGCCTGGGTCGCCGTCGCCGGGCTGTTCGTCGTCGGCTTCGCCGCCGCCCCGGTCTTCCCGCTGCTCACCCTCACCACCGCCGAGCGGGTCGGTGCGGCGCACGCGGACCGGACCATCGGGCTCCAGATCGCCGCGGCCGGGCTCGGCGGCGCGCTGGTGCCCGCCGGCATCGGGGTGCTGCTCGGCAACACCTCGGTCGAGCTGCTCGGGCCGGCGCTCGTCGTCCTCGCGCTGGGCCTGATCGCCCTGCACGCGGCCGGCACCCGCCGGCCGGCCCCGACGCCCCGCTGA
- a CDS encoding HAD family hydrolase gives MPTDKPTGVLFDVDGTLVDTTYLHTVSWWEALRQTDRPVPMATIHRAIGMGSDKLLDHLLGPERDRSADQKLRAAHDTLFAEYWERLVPLPRAADLLRACAERGLRVVLATSAAEHEVTALRRALAADDVIHTITSSADARESKPAPDILVAALEQSGLAAERVVFVGDSVWDVAAAGELDIPCVGLTCGGTGRGELAGAGAVAVYEDPAALLAALDDSPVTRAG, from the coding sequence ATGCCCACCGACAAGCCCACCGGTGTCCTCTTCGACGTGGACGGCACCCTGGTCGACACCACCTACCTGCACACCGTGAGCTGGTGGGAGGCGCTGCGCCAGACCGACCGGCCCGTACCCATGGCGACGATCCACCGCGCCATCGGGATGGGCTCGGACAAGCTGCTCGACCACCTGCTCGGCCCGGAGCGCGACCGGAGCGCGGACCAGAAGCTGCGCGCCGCCCATGACACCCTCTTCGCCGAGTACTGGGAGCGGCTGGTCCCGCTGCCCCGCGCCGCCGACCTGCTGCGCGCCTGCGCGGAGCGGGGACTTCGGGTGGTGCTGGCGACCTCCGCCGCCGAGCACGAGGTGACCGCGCTGCGCCGGGCGCTGGCCGCCGACGACGTGATCCACACGATCACCAGCTCGGCGGACGCGCGGGAGAGCAAGCCGGCGCCGGACATCCTGGTCGCCGCGCTGGAGCAGTCCGGGCTCGCCGCCGAACGCGTGGTCTTCGTCGGTGACTCGGTGTGGGACGTCGCCGCCGCCGGCGAGCTGGACATCCCCTGCGTCGGTCTGACCTGCGGCGGCACCGGCCGGGGCGAGCTGGCCGGGGCCGGTGCGGTGGCCGTCTACGAGGATCCCGCCGCGCTGCTCGCCGCCCTCGACGACTCGCCGGTCACCCGGGCGGGGTGA
- a CDS encoding DUF3072 domain-containing protein, with protein sequence MTDRSSSQADPQSAIKDPDEWVTGEEPPTAAQESYLATLAREAGEEPPEGLTKAEASKRIDQLQEETGRGQ encoded by the coding sequence ATGACGGACCGCAGCAGCAGCCAGGCCGACCCGCAGAGCGCCATCAAGGACCCGGACGAGTGGGTCACCGGCGAGGAGCCGCCGACCGCCGCCCAGGAGTCCTACCTGGCGACCCTGGCCCGGGAGGCCGGCGAGGAGCCGCCGGAGGGTCTGACGAAGGCCGAGGCCTCCAAGCGGATCGACCAGCTCCAGGAGGAGACCGGCCGCGGTCAGTGA
- a CDS encoding mechanosensitive ion channel family protein: MPESLAVRQVDIGNAVADMWRSVLLFIPRAIAFIAILVVGWLIARAVLKIVDTALERVGFDRAVERGGIKRALERTKYDASDILARLAYYAVLLFTLQFAFGVWGPNAISDLISGVVAWLPRAFVAIIIIVVAAAIANAVRDLVTGALGGLAYGKVLADLVAVFILALGVIAALNQVGIATTVTTPVLIAVLATVAGILIIGVGGGLVRPMQNRWEGWLNRMAEESRAVQEHRRAREAGQTDVGRQMADRTAAERTEVMPRGQESATAGGRGTYQSGSVSDETQQFRR, from the coding sequence ATGCCGGAAAGCCTCGCGGTCAGGCAGGTCGACATCGGCAACGCCGTGGCCGACATGTGGAGGTCGGTGCTGCTCTTCATACCGCGGGCCATCGCGTTCATCGCGATCCTCGTGGTCGGATGGCTCATCGCCAGAGCCGTGCTCAAGATCGTGGACACGGCGCTGGAACGGGTCGGGTTCGACAGGGCGGTGGAACGGGGCGGCATCAAGCGTGCGCTGGAACGCACCAAGTACGACGCCAGTGACATCCTGGCGAGACTGGCGTACTACGCCGTGCTGCTGTTCACCCTGCAGTTCGCCTTCGGGGTGTGGGGACCCAACGCGATCAGTGACCTGATCAGCGGCGTGGTCGCCTGGCTGCCACGCGCCTTCGTGGCGATCATCATCATCGTCGTGGCCGCCGCGATCGCCAACGCCGTCCGGGATCTGGTCACCGGGGCGCTGGGCGGGCTCGCGTACGGCAAGGTCCTGGCGGACCTGGTGGCGGTCTTCATCCTCGCGCTGGGTGTGATCGCCGCGCTGAACCAGGTGGGCATCGCCACCACGGTGACCACACCGGTGCTGATCGCGGTGCTCGCCACCGTGGCCGGCATCCTGATCATCGGTGTCGGCGGTGGCCTGGTGCGGCCGATGCAGAACCGCTGGGAAGGCTGGCTGAACCGGATGGCCGAGGAGTCGCGGGCGGTGCAGGAGCACCGCCGGGCCCGGGAGGCCGGTCAGACCGACGTCGGCCGGCAGATGGCGGACCGGACGGCGGCCGAGCGCACCGAGGTCATGCCCCGCGGGCAGGAGTCCGCGACGGCCGGCGGGCGCGGCACGTACCAGTCGGGGAGCGTCAGCGACGAGACCCAGCAGTTCCGCCGCTGA
- a CDS encoding cation:proton antiporter, whose product MEPVDVAFAVVGLGALLAGILPRVLERRPLSMPIAFLGLGMLVFLLPIGLPDPDPLAHPEIATHLTEIGVLVALMGAGLKIDRPLSWARWSSTWRLLAIAMPLCIVAVAVLGWWWAGLVPAAALLLGAALAPTDPVLAADVQVGEPTDVEDSEDEVRFALTSEAGLNDGLAFPFVYAAIAIATTSLAPGDWLGHWLGVDVLWKVAAGVAGGWLVGWLLGKLFFRAPSKLRLARHSEGFLALAATFLAYGLVEVVSGYGFLAVFVAARAIRAAERTHEFHAVLHDFAEQVERLLTVLLLLLFGGAVVGGLLGPLTWPAAAVGLALVFVVRPLLGWLSLRGAPGRPAEHWVIALFGIRGVGSFFYIAYATAKTDFPQADLLWATVGLVVIVSVVVHGIAATPVMQLLDRAGERTSDPSERRHAGEPVTAGG is encoded by the coding sequence GTGGAGCCGGTAGACGTGGCGTTCGCGGTGGTCGGTCTGGGCGCGCTGCTGGCGGGGATCCTGCCCCGCGTGCTCGAACGCCGGCCACTGTCCATGCCGATCGCCTTCCTGGGGCTGGGCATGCTGGTCTTCCTCCTCCCCATCGGGCTGCCGGACCCCGACCCGCTCGCGCACCCGGAGATCGCCACCCACCTCACCGAGATCGGCGTCCTCGTCGCGCTGATGGGTGCCGGGCTGAAGATCGACCGGCCGTTGAGCTGGGCCCGCTGGTCGTCGACCTGGCGGCTGCTGGCCATCGCCATGCCGCTGTGCATCGTGGCGGTGGCGGTGCTCGGCTGGTGGTGGGCCGGGCTGGTCCCGGCCGCCGCGCTGCTGCTGGGGGCGGCCCTCGCCCCGACCGATCCGGTGCTCGCCGCCGACGTGCAGGTCGGCGAGCCCACCGACGTCGAGGACTCCGAGGACGAGGTCCGCTTCGCCCTCACCTCCGAGGCCGGGCTGAACGACGGGCTGGCCTTCCCCTTCGTGTACGCGGCCATCGCCATCGCCACCACCAGCCTCGCCCCCGGCGACTGGCTGGGTCACTGGCTCGGCGTGGACGTGCTCTGGAAGGTGGCGGCGGGGGTGGCGGGCGGGTGGCTGGTCGGGTGGCTGCTCGGCAAGCTCTTCTTCCGGGCCCCGAGCAAGCTGCGGCTGGCCCGGCACTCGGAGGGCTTCCTCGCGCTGGCCGCGACCTTCCTGGCGTACGGGCTGGTGGAGGTCGTCAGCGGGTACGGCTTCCTGGCGGTGTTCGTGGCCGCGCGGGCGATCCGGGCCGCCGAGCGCACCCACGAGTTCCACGCCGTGCTGCACGACTTCGCCGAGCAGGTGGAGCGGCTGCTCACCGTGCTGTTGCTGCTGCTCTTCGGCGGCGCCGTGGTGGGTGGCCTGCTGGGCCCGCTGACCTGGCCGGCCGCCGCGGTCGGACTGGCGCTGGTCTTCGTGGTCCGCCCGCTGCTCGGCTGGTTGTCGCTGCGGGGGGCGCCCGGCCGGCCGGCCGAGCACTGGGTGATCGCCCTGTTCGGCATCCGGGGCGTCGGCTCGTTCTTCTACATCGCGTACGCGACCGCGAAGACCGACTTCCCCCAGGCGGACCTGCTCTGGGCGACCGTCGGCCTCGTGGTGATCGTCTCGGTGGTGGTGCACGGCATCGCGGCGACCCCGGTGATGCAGTTGCTGGACCGGGCGGGGGAACGCACGTCCGACCCGTCCGAACGCCGCCACGCCGGCGAGCCCGTCACCGCCGGGGGTTGA
- a CDS encoding NAD(P)/FAD-dependent oxidoreductase, with translation MVVVGAGIAGVACATELARAGIPVEIRERARVAGGRMASRRFDGRPADTGAAYFTVSDPDFAEVAEGWRAAGLAREWTDTFVAYGADGRRAAPGPMRWAATRGLRTLVEHLARDLPVTVDRLVLGVAPGPVVDGRPCEAVALAMPGPQAALLLDPALAAATRATQVQRWSPSLAGVLRFPARRWATFRGAFVNDHPLLNLVCDDGDRRGDDAPVLVAHTTPEFAAGHLAQPSGAGPAIEEAVRDLLGLPEAAEHVHVHRWTYAKPTEGPGGTYHLDADGVGLAGDAFGAPRVQSAWLSGRDLGRALVTRLGAG, from the coding sequence GTGGTGGTGGTCGGCGCGGGCATCGCCGGAGTGGCGTGCGCGACGGAACTGGCCCGCGCCGGCATCCCGGTGGAGATCCGCGAGCGCGCCCGGGTGGCCGGCGGCCGGATGGCCAGCCGCCGCTTCGACGGCCGGCCGGCGGACACCGGCGCCGCCTACTTCACGGTCAGCGATCCGGACTTCGCCGAGGTGGCCGAGGGATGGCGCGCGGCCGGCCTGGCCCGCGAGTGGACCGACACCTTCGTCGCGTACGGCGCCGACGGCCGGCGTGCGGCGCCCGGCCCGATGCGCTGGGCGGCGACCCGGGGGCTGCGGACGCTGGTGGAGCACCTGGCCCGGGACCTGCCGGTGACCGTGGACCGGCTCGTGCTCGGCGTCGCGCCCGGACCGGTGGTGGACGGGCGGCCCTGCGAGGCGGTGGCGCTCGCCATGCCGGGGCCGCAGGCGGCCCTGCTGCTCGACCCGGCCCTGGCCGCCGCCACCCGGGCCACGCAGGTCCAACGCTGGTCGCCGTCCCTGGCCGGGGTGCTGCGTTTCCCGGCCCGCCGGTGGGCCACCTTCCGGGGCGCCTTCGTCAACGACCACCCGCTGCTGAACCTCGTCTGCGACGACGGCGACCGCCGCGGCGACGACGCGCCGGTGCTGGTCGCCCACACCACGCCCGAGTTCGCCGCCGGCCACCTCGCCCAGCCCTCCGGCGCCGGCCCGGCGATCGAGGAGGCCGTCCGGGACCTGCTGGGGCTGCCCGAAGCGGCGGAGCACGTGCACGTGCACCGCTGGACGTACGCGAAGCCCACCGAAGGCCCCGGCGGGACGTACCACCTCGACGCCGACGGCGTCGGGCTGGCCGGCGACGCGTTCGGCGCACCCCGGGTGCAGAGCGCCTGGCTCTCCGGTCGCGACCTCGGCCGCGCCCTCGTCACCCGCCTGGGCGCAGGGTGA
- a CDS encoding DUF6401 family natural product biosynthesis protein, giving the protein MRVPFTRVEARSAASSARATLALLSTSVGAEGLAAAAARPGLLALVDQHAAAVRESLNGDRRPLSAAALAGYAEGVRAAALEHGWQPPAAPVDWSAPDWLLTRLLAVCALTRSLGAPATAPLPLI; this is encoded by the coding sequence ATGCGTGTGCCGTTCACCCGGGTCGAGGCCCGTTCCGCCGCCAGTTCGGCGCGAGCCACCCTCGCTCTCCTGTCCACCTCGGTCGGCGCCGAAGGACTGGCCGCCGCCGCCGCGCGTCCGGGCCTGCTCGCCCTGGTCGACCAGCACGCCGCGGCGGTGCGGGAGAGCCTGAACGGCGACCGCCGGCCGCTGAGCGCCGCCGCGCTCGCCGGCTACGCGGAGGGCGTCCGCGCCGCCGCGCTGGAGCACGGCTGGCAGCCGCCGGCGGCCCCGGTGGACTGGTCCGCACCGGACTGGCTGCTCACCCGGCTGCTCGCGGTCTGCGCGCTGACCCGCTCGCTCGGGGCCCCGGCGACCGCTCCGCTCCCGCTGATCTGA